CTCAGGCCGGTGATGGTCGAGTACAGCTCCTTCTCGGTGAAGGagggcggcagcagcaggaggGCACAGCGGACGGCGGACAGCAAGTTGCGCTGGTTGGCGAGGCGGATATTGGGCTCCTCGTGCAGGATCTTGCAGGGCTTATGCAGGCGGCCGGCGAGGTACAGCGTGTCCCACTCGGTAAGATCGCGCAGGAGCGTCTCGAAGTTGACGACGCCGTACTTGATCATGGTGCCGTTGACGGTGATATAGGGGTTGAAGTAGACGCCGGCGCCGTAGCGGTCCTGGACGTGGCTGACGACGCCGGAGCCCAGGGAGCCGAGGAACGAGTAGTGGTCGCGGTGCTCGCGCAGGTTGAGCGAGTGGAAGTGTTGCGAGTAGCGCGGCGTCAGGATGAAGTCGATCATCTTGCCGCCGCCCTTCTGCCACTTGAGGATCGCCTCGGGCGGGTGGGGGTGCGGCGATTGCGTCGTGAGCGAGGCCGTGGCCGACGACTGGGGGAAGACGCCGGAGCCGTAGGCAAAGGCGTAGGTGATGGGCGGGAACTGGCGCAGGATGCCGCGCAGCGAGCGCTTGAACTCCTCATTGGTCTGGATCAGCTGGTTCTTGCCAAAGTCCTTGTGCGGCAGCTGCGAGAAGTCGGACAGCGTGGGGGCTTGGTCCTCCCATTCCGTGGTTGCCgggctgctgttgctgctgggCTGCGATGCGGTGAAGCCACGACGGCCAGGGAGCAGCAGCGGCTGCCGGTGCCACGCTGTCCGTGCTGTGCGCCTTGTTCGTACTAATGGGCGGAATTGATACATGTTGTGCTGAGGGCGGTGCCTGAGGCTGCTGGAAGCGCAGAGAGCTGCGTGACGTAAGCACGCGCTAGGTAGTACGTTGCACCGTGCTGTTGTTGCGCTGCTGTTGCgcgctgctgttgctgcggCCGTGTTTACATCGCGCCTGCCCCCCCCAACGACCGCGCCTTCCCCCCCAACGACCGCGCCTTCCCCCCCCCAACGACCGCGCCTTCCCCACCACTCTGCCCACCACGCCCTGTGCCATCGAGTGCGAGCACTGCGACACTGGACGCGACTACGTCGACATCGTCACAATCCACGCGCCACACCCTCGAAACACATCGAACACGCCGACTCACGACAGCGTCCAGGAGCCATGGCGGCCTCTCTCGCGTGCCTGCAGGCGCGTATCGACACCTTCGCCGCACCCGCCCCTTCCAAATCCAGGCGCACGTCCTCCAAGTCGAAAAAGGCGCCCGCCAAGTCCAAGCACGTCTGGCCATTGGCAGCCCCGTCCGCGCACGACCTCGCCTTTGCCGGCTTTGTTTGGAAACCGACGACTGCCAGCCCAGACAATGTCCAGTGCTTCTCCTGCCATTGCCAGCTCGATGGCTGGGAGGAAAACGACGTCCCTGCTTATGAACACCTCACACACTCGCCAAGCTGCGGGTTCGCCGTCGTCACATGCATCCGTCTGCGCACGGGAGACCCTGGCAGGAGCGAAGAGGATCCCATCTGCGATGCCATGATGCAGGCGCGTCGCGACACATTTGGCGACGCGTGGCCGCTCGACAGCAACGCCGGCTTCCCCAGCATCGAGCAGGTAGGCTGCTGTTTCACCCACCCCCGTCTCTTGTATGGCTA
The Ascochyta rabiei chromosome 9, complete sequence DNA segment above includes these coding regions:
- a CDS encoding Mitochondrial translocator assembly and maintenance protein 41; protein product: MYQFRPLVRTRRTARTAWHRQPLLLPGRRGFTASQPSSNSSPATTEWEDQAPTLSDFSQLPHKDFGKNQLIQTNEEFKRSLRGILRQFPPITYAFAYGSGVFPQSSATASLTTQSPHPHPPEAILKWQKGGGKMIDFILTPRYSQHFHSLNLREHRDHYSFLGSLGSGVVSHVQDRYGAGVYFNPYITVNGTMIKYGVVNFETLLRDLTEWDTLYLAGRLHKPCKILHEEPNIRLANQRNLLSAVRCALLLLPPSFTEKELYSTITGLSYQGDPRMQYGSENPKKIDNIVTHQIRNFRLLYHDLIMSLPNIQYADAHALAKPDWVDDIKLDLKLTQDMDPERRANMVRRLPKKFREKIYFLYRGKFGIPGREYKDMLEASTDEDAKGGVKKQVASAFDKRIAAEKDLPEMVTKAVNQTVKWPSTVQSLKGPLTAGPQKAWRYLQEKREKSKMK